Below is a genomic region from Phycobacter azelaicus.
TTCGGCATTCCGCTGGTCACCCGCATGCAGGAATATGGCCGCAAACCGGCAGCCAAGACCGTGCGCGGCCTCATTCTGGCACCGACGCGCGAACTGGCCAACCAGATCGCCGCCACGCTCAGGGATCTGACCGATGGTTCGCCGATGAAGATCGGTCTTGTGGTCGGGGGCGTTTCGATCAATCCGCAGATCCAGCGCATTGCGCGTGGCACCGACATCTTGGTAGCAACGCCCGGGCGCCTGCTCGATATCTTGGATCGCAACGCTCTGGACCTGGGCTCTTGTGATTTCCTGGTACTGGATGAAGCCGACCAGATGCTGGATCTGGGCTTTATCCATGCTCTGCGCAAGATCTCAGCCCTTCTGCCCGAAGAGCGCCAGACCATGCTGTTCTCGGCCACCATGCCGAAACAGATGAACGAGATCGCAAATTCCTACCTGAAGCGCCCGGTGCGCATCGAGGTGACCCCTCCCGGCAAGCCCGCCGCCAAGGTCACCCAATCGGTGCACTTCATCGCAAAGGCGGAAAAGCTGAACCTCCTGAAAGAGCTGCTCGCCGCCCACAAGGACGAGCGCACCCTGGTCTTTGGTCGTACCAAACATGGCATGGAAAAGCTGATGCGGGTGCTGGACAAGGCCGGTTTTGCCGCTGCCGCCATTCACGGCAACAAGAGCCAGGGCCAGCGCGAGCGCGCATTGGCCGCCTTCAAGTCTGGTGAGATCAAGGTTCTGGTCGCAACAGATGTGGCCGCGCGGGGTCTGGATATCCCGGATGTGAAATACGTCTACAACTACGAGCTGCCCAATGTGCCGGACGCCTATGTGCACCGGATCGGCCGCACCGCGCGGGCCGGCAAGGATGGTCAGGCCGTCGCTTTCTGCGCACCGGATGAGATGGACGAGTTGAAGGCGATCCAGAAAACCATGAAGATCACCATCCCCGTGGCCTCGGGCCGCCCTTGGGAGGTGCTCCCTGATCCAGCCGCGCCCAAAGGCCGTCGTGGCGGTCCCGGTGGTGGTGCCAAACCCGGCGGACGCCCCGGCGGCAATCGCCGTCGTCGCGGCGGCGGCGGTCGTGGTGGTCCGAGTCAGGGCCAAGGTCAGGGCGGAGGCCAGGGCAGCGGACAGCGCCGCCGCTCCAGCTGAGCCTCTATCCCAAAATCTGTCAAAAGCCGTTGCGCGTATGCGTGGCGGCTTTTGCTTTTGCTGAAACCAATGACGAGCTGACGCACCGCAAGTCCGCCCAGACCGGCAGATGGTCCGAGGCGATCTGGGCAGGCTGCGCCTTGTGCACCCCGGTGTGCACCGCCTCCAGACCTTCGCTATGGGCGATCCGGTCCAGGGCGCCTAGGGGGCGCAGGGCCGGAAAACTGGGCGCAGGCGGCAGGAACCGCATCATCGGCGCCAGCCGATCCAGAACCGTACTGCGCGACCATTCGTTGAAATCCCCTCCCCAGACCACGGGCATATCGGTCCAGTTTCCAATGTGTTGTGCCAAATGCTGCACCTGCGCGCGCCGGGCGCGCCCGGTCAGCCCCAGATGGGCGCCGACCACCCGCAAAGGGCCAATGGGGGTATCAAAAGCCGCCCAGACCGCGCCGCGGGGTTCAAGCCCCGGCAGGTCAATGTGTCCCTTGTCGCGCAAGGATATGCCCTGCCCTTTCCAAATCACCGCATTGCCATGCCAGCCAAGTGAGCCTGCCCCGCCCAAGTCGACATCCTGCCAACCCGCCTCGTTCAGCACGAAATGCGGCAATGCAGCAGGCCGGGGCGGCAAGCGCTTGTCAGCCTCCTGAAGCAGAACGATCCGCGCGCCGATGTCCTCCAGCACATTCAGGATGCGCCGGGGCTTTCGGCGCAGGTCCAGACCGATGCATTTCTGAATGTTGTAGCTGGCAACGCGCAGGGTGGTTTCGGGCATGTAGACTCCTTTCCTCGCCAGTTTTCATCGCCTTGACAGGCTCTGCAAGACAAGAACGAAGAGGGTCCCCGTCGGAAGGCGGATTTTGGCGAAAGGTCAGGCTTGACAGTCCCATACCGCTCGGCGCTGATGCGCCCATGACAGAAAAGAGATCCATGGACGCCGCGGGCGCCCTCGCGCTTACGGGGTTTGCCGCCCTTCTGGGCTTCAACCAGGTGGTGATCAAGATCGCCAATGGCGGCTTTGGCCCGGTGTTTCAGGCAGGTTTGCGGTCGCTTATTGCGCTGGCGGTGATCCTGCTTTGGGTCTTTTTGCGCAAACCCAGGCTCCGACCAGATGGCGGCCTGCCGAAAAGGGCGCATTTATGGGGTCTGGTGGTCGGCCTTCTGTTCACGGCCGAGTTCATCTGCCTGTTTTGGGCATTGGACGTCTCATCTGTGTCGCGGGTGACGATCATCTTCAACTCGATGCCGGTCTGGTTGGCGCTGGCCGCACATCTGTGGCTACCCGGAGAGCGGCTGAGCGGCCCTCGCATCGCCGGGCTTGTTTTGGCTATGGGCGGCGTGGTGCTGGCAGTGCTGGACCGGGACGCCAGCGGAGCCTCGGTGCTGGGAGACATGCTGGCGCTGGCATCGACCCTGTGCTGGGCCGGGATTGCCTTCTGCGTGCGCGCAACGCCGCTGTCACAGGTGCCCGCCGTAACGCAGCTCGTTTACCAATTGGCGGTCTCGGCCGTCCTGCTGTTGGTGCTGTCGCCACTCTTCGGCCCGATGCTACGCTCGCCGGAGGCGATCCATATCGCCGGCGTTCTGTTTCAGGCCATCGCCATTGCCAGCCTTGGCTACCTTTTGTGGTTCTGGCTTTTTACCATCTACAAGGCCGGATCCGTCGCTTCCTTCAGCTTCCTGTCGCCCGTTCTTGCCGTACTGATGGGCTGGCTGATACTTGGCGAGCAGCTGACATACGAGGCCTGGCTTGCACTGGCGCTGGTGGCCGCAGGGGTATTCCTGATCAACCGCCCCTGATCCTTGGGGTCAGAGCCTCCCGCCCGTCGCGCTTGCATCGAAGATGCCCTCGCTCCCGTTGGGCATGGCGCCCCGACGGGGCGCACGCCGTGCACAGCACGGCGCCGGGCCCAAGGGGGTGAGCGCCTACGCCAGGAGGCCGATCCCGCGCGGGAGAGCGCCTGCTTTCAGGTGCCACAGAAGGTTGCGGGAACCACTTCGTCAGGCTTTGGAGGATTTTGCAGATCAGCGTGTTCCGGCTGGTCCTCATAAGGCCGTGACAAAACCGTATTCATCCGCTCGAAGAGTGCCATATTGCCGCTGACCGCCGCCGCAATCATCTCTTCCATGCGGTGGTTGCGGGGGATGAAGGCCGGGTTGACCTGCTGCATGAGGGTCTTGGGGTTTTCCTCGGCCTCAAGGCGCTGGCGCCAGCCATCCGCCCACCCGTCAAAAGCCTCGGGATCGATGAACTGATCGCGCGCGGCTTCGCCCGAAAGCGCCCGGAAGGTATTGGTGAAATCGGCCTGCCCCGCGGCCATGCGCTCCAGTAGGTCCTCGATCAGCGTCATGTCGCTGGTCTGCGGCCTCGCGATCCCGATCTTGGCGGCAAAGCGCGACAGCCACTCCCGCTCAATCATCCCCGGCATGGCGTGCACGATCTCGGTCGCTTCCTCAACCGCTTCCTGCGGGTCCTCAAGCTGCTGGATCAGGGCCGTTGCCAGCTGGGCCAGATTCCAAACGATGATTCCCGGCTGGTTGTCATAGGCATAGCGCCCCATGCGGTCGATGGAACTGAACACCTGGCTGGGGTTGTAGATATCCATGAAGGCGCAGGGACCGTAATCGATCGTTTCGCCCGAAATTGTGCAATTGTCGGTGTTCATCACTCCATGGATGAAGCCCACCGACATCCATTGCGCCACCAGCCGCGCCTGCGCATCCCGCACCGCGCGCAACAGGCCCATCGGCCCATCAACGCCCGGATAATGGCGTTCAATGGCATAATGGGTGAGCCGCTTCAGTGCTTCACGCTCTCCGCGCGCGGCAAAGATCTGAAAGGTGCCGACTCGCAGATGACTGGCAGCAACGCGCGTCAGCACCGCGCCCGGCATGGCGCCCTCGCGCCAGACGGGATCGCCGGTTTCCACCGCCGCCAAAGCCCGCGTAGTCGGGATGCCAAGGGCATGCATCGCCTCGGATACCACGTATTCCCGCAGCACCGGCCCCATCCAGGCGCGCCCGTCGCCCCGACGTGAATAAGGCGTGCGCCCGGATCCCTTGAGCTGGATATCCCTGCGGATGCCGTCGGTCCCTACGACCTCTCCCAGAAGCACCGCCCGCCCGTCGCCAAGCTGCGGATTGAACGTGCCGAACTGGTGCCCCGCATATAGCTGCGCCAACGGATCGGCCCCCTCCGGCACACGGTTGCCGCCAAAGACCTCGGCCATTTCAGGCAGATCACCGGGCGTGATGCCGAGGAGCTGCGCCAGATCGTGATTGAAGGCGAGCACGCGCGGCTGCGAGACCGGCTCGGGCGCCTGCTTTCTGTAGAACACCGAGCCAAGGGCCGTGTAGGTGTTGTCAAAGGGGATGTGCAGTGTCATGGCTCAAACATATGCGGCAAGGCAGGGATTGCCAGCGCAAAGAGGCGAAATGAAATGGGAGACGGCCCCGTGACAGCCGATGAGATTATCCAGCATCTGGGATTGCAGCCCCACCCCGAGGGCGGCTGGTACCGTCAGACCTGGGTTTCCGAAAACGAAGGTCGCCCCACCGGCACCTGTATCTATTTCTTGCTGAAGGCCGGGGAGGCCAGTCATTGGCACCGGGTCGATGCGGCCGAGATCTGGCTTTTTCACGCGGGCGCACCGCTGGTACTGTCCCTGTCTGCAACGGATGAAGGCCCTGCGACAGATCACCTGCTGACCCCAGATCTGACCAAGGGCGCGCCGCAGCTGATCGTGCCCACGGGCCACTGGCAGGCTGCGCGCACGACCGGCGACTATACGCTGGTCAGTTGCACCGTGTCGCCGGGCTTTCAATTCGAAGGCTTCGAGCTGGCAGAGCCGGGGTTTGATATTCCGCGCCAATGAACCCTTGGAAAATCACGAAATCCGCTTGGCTCCTTCCCTTCTTTGCGGCGGTCCTCATGTGGGGCGAGCACGAACCTTTTCCAGAGCAATTCCACAAGGCCCGGATCGTTGGAGTGGAGTACCATGTCAGCAGAAGACTTGGCGGGGTTTGGGCCGTTCATGCCAGCCTGTTGGAAGATCCAAAAGCGCCGAAGGTCAAGCTTTCCCGCCTCAGAAAGTCTTCCAGTGGCCGTCCCCTGTTGAAGGAGGGTGAAGAGGTCTGTCTCGCCTCGGCGGTCCCCATTCTGCGCCCTCGCATGTATTGGGAGACCGTTCCCTACAAGTGCAAATGAAGAACCTAGCGCCGCGCAGAGGCTCAAGGCCCGATGCGCTTTGCACCCGCTCAACAATTCGGGTGCATGAGAGCGGCGCTATACTCCCCCACCCCCCGGAACGCTGACCACGCCGCCGCCCACGCAGGCTTGCACGCCTGTGGTGCCGGGACAGGAGGTCGGCATGCCCCGCGCGACGCGCACCGCCAGATGGGCAAAGGCCTGGGCCTCCAGCATGTCGCCATCAAGGCCGACATCCTCGACCGGCTTCACAGGGCAGTCGAGCGAGACGCGCAGCATCTCCATCAGCACAGGGTTGTGGCGCCCGCCACCGGTGACAAGCACCATTTCGGGCGGCGCGGGGCAATGCTCCATCCCCTGTGCAACGGCGGCGGCACACATGGCCGTCAGCGTCGCGGCGGCGTCTGCATCGCTCAGCTCGCCCACCAATGTGACCATCTCGGCAAAATCGTTCCGGTCCAGGGATTTCGGTGGCATCTTTGCAAAGAAGGGCTCGGCTAGGAACAGCTCAAGCGCGCCTTCTTCGACTTCTCCCTTGCGGGCAATCGCGCCATCCTTGTCAAACGGCAGCCCCTGCCGCACCTGTAGCAGATCGTTGAGCGGCGCATTGGCGGGCCCGGTGTCGAAGGCCAAAAGCGCGCCAGAATCTTCGGGGCGATCAAAACGCGGATCCACATAAGTGAGGTTGCCCACCCCGCCGAGGTTCAGGAAGCAAAGCGGAGCCTTGGCGCCGATGTATTTGGCGCAGGCAAAGTGGAAAAACGGCGCAAGCGGCGCGCCCTCCCCCCCCAAGGCGACGTCGTCCGAGCGGAAATCCCAGACCACGGGTTTCCCCAGCGCCTCGGCCAGGGCGGCACCGTTACCCACCTGAAGCGTGCCTTGCAGGCGCGGCGCATGGGCCAGGGTCTGACCGTGGAAACCGACGATCTCGGCCTCGGGGAAGGCACTCAGAACCTCTGCATGGACGCGGTCTGTCAGGGCGGCGGCGGCCTCCACCTCTGGCCCGGACCATTTGCCCAGGCCAGCGCGTAGCACAGCGCGTTCTTCTTTTGTGTAGGCACGATAGCGGCTTTCTCCAAATGCAAAGATCTGCGTCCCGTCCGTCTTGACCAACGCTGCATCGACGCCATCCAGAGACGTGCCGCTCATGGCGCCAAGCGCAATCACGCGGCCCGTCTTTGCAATCGCTCGTGTCATCCTTCGCCCTTTTGCCTGAACACCCCAGCAGCCCTCAAAAGCACAGGGGATTTCTGCGGAAAAGCAGGTTCCATGTGCTCCTTTTGCGTTTTATACAGCAGATCGCAATAGACAAGCCGAGGCATGCCATGACCTATCATCCCAAATCGGATTTCATCACCGTGATGATGGAGCGCGGGTTTCTCGCCGACTGTACGGACTATCAGGGTCTGGACGAGGCGCTGATGACCCCGGGCCAGTCCGGCTATATCGGCTTTGATGCCACGGCGAAATCTCTGCACGTGGGCTCGCTCATCCAAATCATGATGCTGCGCTGGCTGCAAAAGACCGGCCATAAGCCGATCACCCTCATGGGCGGCGGCACCACCAAGGTGGGCGATCCTTCGTTTCGCGCCGATGAGCGCCCACTGCTGACGCCCGAACAGATCGACGACAATATCTCCGGCATCAAAAAGGTCTTCTCGGCCTATGTCGATTATAACGATGGCCCGAATGGCGCCATGATGATCAACAACGACGAATGGCTGAGCGATCTCAACTACCTTGAATTCCTGCGCGACATTGGGCGGCATTTCTCAGTCAACCGGATGCTGTCGTTCGAAAGCGTGAAATCGCGTCTGGACCGGGAGCAGTCGCTCTCGTTCCTCGAATTCAACTACATGATCCTGCAGGCCTATGACTTCCTCGAGTTGAACCGCCGCTATGGCTGCATCCTGCAGATGGGCGGCTCGGACCAGTGGGGCAACATCGTCAACGGTATCGACCTTACGCGCCGGGTGCTCGACCATGAGATTTATGGCCTCACCTCGCCGCTGCTGACCACTTCGGACGGCAAGAAGATGGGCAAATCGCAGAACGGCGCGGTCTGGCTCAATGCAGATATGCTCTCGCCTTACGAGTTCTGGCAGTTCTGGCGCAACACCACGGACGCGGATGTGGGCCGGTTCCTGAAGCTTTACACCGAAATGCCGGTAGAGGAATGCGACCGTCTGGGCGCACTTGCGGGATCCGAGATAAACGCCGCCAAGGTGATCCTCGCCAATGAGGTGACCACCCTGCTGCACGGTGCCGAGGCCGCTGAGGCCGCCGAAGCCACCGCGCGCGAGGTGTTCGAGAAAGGCGGCGTCGGGGACGATCTGCCGACGCTGAACCTGACGCCCGCCGATCTGGGCGACGGGATCTCGATCGTGCAGCTGATCGTGAAATCGGGCCTTGCGAAATCCGGCAAGGAGGCCAAGCGCCTGATCGCAGAGAACGGCGCGCGGATCGACGATGCACCGCTGACGGATGCCGGTCTGATGATTGATGCAGGCGCGCTCGCCTCGCCCATCAAGCTGAGCGCGGGCAAGAAGCGCCACGCGCTGGTTCAACTTGTCGACTAAGTGCCGCGCTCACCTCGTAGACGTCGAAAAGGGGCAGTACCTGCCCCTTTTTTCGTTTGATCACGCCCGCATTCGGAAGGCAGCCGTGGGTCTCCCGCCCGTCGCAGCCGCATCAAAGATGCAACCACTCCTGTTGGGCCTGGCACCGCGCTCTCGCGCGGCGCGGTTGCCCCCAACAGCGAACAAGAGGTACTAAAAAGATGATACGCTTTTTCCGCTCCCCTCACGCGGCGCTGCCGCGCCGGGCCCAAGGCAGCACGAAGGGGTCGTCGGCACCAGCCGTCGATACCTGCGGGCGCGGGAGCTTCCCTGACCGACAACAGAACCGGAAGCTACAAACCTAAAGGAACAGACGGTCCACCAGCGTGAGCAGAATGAACACCGGAATCGACAGAGCAACGGCGATCAAAAAGGCGGCGCTTCTGGTCATACGTGGGCTGGGGGCGCATTGCCCCATGACTTGGCTTTGCTTTTTCATGGCCCCATTAACCCTGAATTAGATTTCCGTTCCGTAAATGGATGTATGTTCGATTTCATCCCGCCGACCACGCCGAACCGCCCCGACACACAGGGAACCCTACCCCAATCCGAGGAATTCCTGCATGCCCTTCGGGCAACCGGACAGGACCCGCTGGTTCTGGAGAGGATGAACAACGCTGTCGTGCTGAGACAGCGGTTCTGGGGGCGGCTGGACGTTGCCATGGTCAACCGCGCACGTATCGCAAACCCCTTCCGACTTTTGGAGATCCTGCAAGAGGAAGGGCTGCGTCGCACCCCGGTCATCCTCTCCCCCGAAGCGCCTACTCCTGACCTTGCGCAACTTGGTGCAGTGCCCCTCTTCAGCCCCGGCCATATCGCGCGCCTCGATCTGTCACGCAGCCCCGAACGGCGGCGCGCAGCGCTGCATCAGAAGTGGCGCAACCGGCTGAGACACGCCGAGACGCAAGGCCTGCGTCTCACCCGGCAGAACATGCCGGTCGATCCGAACCACTGGCTGCTGACGGCAGACTGCGCGCAGCAATCGCAACGCGGCTACCGCAGTTGGCCGCTTGCCCTAACGCTCGCCTATGCGCAAGCGAACACAGGCATGGCAAAACTGTTCCAGGCCTTTGACGGAAAGGAGCCCGTCGCCGCCATACTGGTCCTGCGTCATGGCCGCGATGCCACCTATCACATCGCCCACACCACTGCGCGCGGCAAGGCCTTGTCCGCGCATAACCTGTTGATGTGGGAAGCGATGAGTTGGCTTTCGGCGCAAGGCTGCAAAACGCTGGACCTGGGCCTGATCAATACCGAGGACGCCCCGGGACTTGCCCGCTTCAAACTGGGAACCGGCGCCAGCCTTCATCGCCTTGGCGGCACCTGGGTCATTTGGCCACCGATGGGCCGCCTTCTGGCGCCGCTGGCGCGGCTCGACCGGCGCATGATGGGCGGATAGCAACGCTGGACAGTACCAGTCCTCCATGTTTATTTGAACACGTGTTCAGATACCGGGAGGACCCCTTTCATGAAACTTGATCAGACATGTGCTGTGATCACCGGCGGCGCATCCGGTCTTGGTGAGGCCACGGCCCGCCATTTTGCCGACAATGGCGCCAAGGTCACCATTCTCGATCGCGACGCCGAACGCGGCACCAAGGTCGCGGCCGAGATTGGCGGCTTCTTTGTGGAAACCGACGTAACGGACGAAGACTCTGTTGCTGCCGCAATCACCTTTGCCGCCGAAAAGATGGGCCGCATTTCGGCCTGCGTGAACTGCGCCGGCATCGCCTATGGGATCAAGACCGTGGGCAAGGAGGGCGCGCACCCCTTGGATGCCTACAAGCGCACCATCGATATCAACCTGGTGGGCACCTTCAACGTGGCGCGCCTCGCCGCTGTCGAGATCGCCAAGAACGAGCCCGAGCCCGATGGCGCGCGCGGCGTGATCATCAACACCGCCTCCATCGCGGCTTTTGACGGGCAGAAGGGTCAGGTGGCCTATTCCGCCTCCAAGGGCGGCGTTGTTGGCATGTGCCTGCCCATGGCGCGCGATCTCGCCTCGACCGGCATCCGCGTCATGACCATCGCGCCGGGCATCTTCATGACCCCGATGCTGGCTGGCCTGCCCGAAGAGGTGCAGCAGCAGCTGGCAGCGGATGTGCCGAACCCGCCCCGTCTGGGAGATCCTGCAGAGTACGGACGCCTAGCCGGCTTCATCGTCGAAATGGGATATCTCAATGGCGAAGTGATCCGCATAGACGGCGCCCTTCGCATGCGCTGAACACGCCTGTTAACAGAAACTTAAGCCACATACTTAAAGGGAGCACTTGTTTGGTGCTCCCTCTCATCAAACCCTCGCAAACATTGCAAAATGTAAATTAAGAATTAACGAAAACACATTGATTTTAATTATTGTTTCACATGCGAAACATGAATAGGGGCGCCTCCACTCACGCCCCTTCCGCCTTTTCTTCGAGTTCCAGCCACTCCTCTTCGGCGGCAGCAAGCTTTTCCTGCCGCTCTACAAGGGCTTCGCTGGCCTTCTTGAACTTGATCGGCTCGCGCGTGAAAAGTTCCGGGTCGGCCATCAGCTGCTCCAGTTTGGCGATCTCCTGCTCCAGCCGCTCGATCTCGGCGGGCAGCGACTCTAGCCGGTGCTTTTCCTTGAAGCTGAGACCTTCCTTATGCAAAGCCTCCTGCTTTGCCTTTGGCTTTGACGTCTTTGGCTTTTCGGCCTTTTCCTCTGGCTCTTTCGGGGCGCGCTGCGACAGGTAATCGCTCCAGCCCCCAGCATAGGCTGTGGCGCGCCCGTCCCCCTCCATGGCGATGGTGGTGGTTGCAACACGATCAAGGAAATCCCGGTCGTGGCTCACCAAAAGGACCGTGCCATCATATGAGTCCAGCAGTTCCTGAAGCAGATCCAGCGTTTCCACATCCAGATCGTTGGTCGGTTCGTCCAGCACCAGAAGATTGCTTTGCCGCGCCATCAGACGGGCCAGCAAGAGCCGCGCCTTTTCGCCCCCCGACAGGGAGCGCACCGGCGCGCGGACCTGGCGTTCATCGAACAGGAATTCCTTTAGATAGCCCACCACGTGTTTGGGCTGACCGCGCACCATGACCTGATCCGCCTTGCCGGAAATCCCAAGCGCCGGGTCGGTGGTGAGATTCTCCCAAAGCGTGGCCTCTGGGTCGAGCTGATCGCGGGTCTGGTCGAAAAAGGCGATCTCGAGATTCGTGCCAAGCGTGACCCGCCCATCATCCGGCTGCTCCATACCCAGAAGCATCTTCAGAAGAGTGGTCTTCCCTGCCCCATTGGGTCCGACAAAGGCGATACGGTCGCCACGCTGCACCTTAAGCGAGAAATTCGACACGATAGCCTTGCCATCAAAGGCCTTGCCCAAGCCTTCGGCCTCGATCACCTTGCGGCCCGACTTGGGGCCCGCCTCAAGTGCCAGTTCCGCCGCACCCTGCCGTTTGATCTGGGCGGCGCGCTCAGCCTTGAGATCCTGCAGCGCACGTACCCGGCCCATGTTGCGCTTGCGCCGAGCCGAGATGCCTTCAACCGCCCAGCGGCTTTCGGATTTGATCAACCGGTTCAACTTGTGGCGCTGCTGGTCCTCTTCTTCCCAGATCTTGTCGCGCCAGGCCTCGAAAGCATCAAAGCCCTTTTCCTGACGACGCACCTGCCCCCTGTCGATCCAGAGTGTCGCGCGCGTCAAGGCGCGCAGAAAGGCGCGATCGTGGGAGATCAGAACATAAGCCGCGCGGGTTGACCGAAGCTCACTCTCAAGCCATGTGATCGCCTCGATATCGAGGTGGTTTGTCGGCTCATCCAGCAGCATCAGATCCGGCGCCTCGGCCATCAGCTTGGCCAGCGCGGCGCGGCGGCGCTCCCCGCCCGATGCGGTCTCAACCGGGCGCGCGGGATCGAACTTCAGCCCCTCGCCTGCGCGCTCCACCCGGTACATCTCACCAGGTTCAAGCGCGCTGGCGGCAAAGTCACCCAAGGTCGCAAAGCCGCTCATCTGAGGGTCTTGCTCCATGTAGCCGACGGATTTACCCGGTGGCACAACAATGCTGCCCTGATCCGGCTCAACAAGCCCCGCCATCACTTTCATCAGCGTGGATTTGCCCGAACCGTTACGGCCTACAAGTGCCACCCGGTCTCCGGGCTGCACCACAAGATCAAGATCGGCGAAGACGGGCTCACCGCCAAAGGTGAGCGAGATACCGGACATCTGTAAAAGAGGAATTCGTGCCATGAGCGCCAGCTAAACCGCCCCGAGCTCCCCGTCAACGGCGCCTTGGGTGAAATTGCGCGCCGCGGCGTGCGTGCCAGCAAAGGGTCAGGCCGTTTCAGCAACCGCGCGCAACAAACGTTTGCGCGTCTCCGGGATCGCGTCAACCTCAACTGCGGTGAAAACATGCAGCGTGTTCAGGGCTTCATCCACCACCGCATGATCGCTAACCCAGCCCCCCATCAGCAGATAGGTGCGCAGCAAAGGCGGCATGGCGCGCATCCCCGCTCGAAGATCCGGCGCCTGACACGGCAGATCGCAAAAGCCGAAGACCATTGGCGCCTTTATCCTCGGCCGCAGCGGCAGCGGGGCAAGGTGACGTGCCTTTAGCAAGTTAAAACTATCGATGTAGGGGGTAACATCAGTCCCCTTGAAAGAGCTGCACCCGAACAGGAGTTGCAGATTCTCGGCGTCCACAATGGCCGTGATCGCCCCCCAGGCCATCCGCAATATGTCGGGGTCCGCTATGACCCCCTCCCGGATACAGAAACGCCCGACCTCGGCGCAGCCCCCCTGAACCGAGCCAAGCGCAGCAAGGTCGTAGAACTGCGCGGAATAGCTTTCCGCGATCTGATGCGCGTGCTGCAGCACAAGCATTCTGAAACAGCACATCAAACGGCCGCTGGCCTTTTCCTCAATAAGAATATGGCGGCAGAGACTATCGAACCTATCCGCATCGGGACCGTCAGTGGAAAAACACGCACCGCGCAGGGCCTGTGCAGCCTGCAAATCCCCCGCCGTTTCCGCAATACGCGCAACATAGCGGCCTTTGGCCAGAAGCGTCATCTGATGCGTCATCCTAGGACCCTCTTGCAGGACAAAGCGCGCCCAGATTTGGTCGCTTGCCCGGTCCTAACACGCGCGCCCACTTACCCAAACAGTTTAACATCACATCCAGACGACGCTCTCCCGAAAGGACAACCCCGCTTGGACAGAATCACTGTTCCAAAAGTGCACCCGGACCAAAGTTGCCAAGGTTGCCGATCAACTGACGCAGGAAGGTCTTGTCCTCGATGCTGGAGGAGGTCACACGGCGCTGCAGCGGAATGACACGGCCATCTTCCAGGCCGAACTTCTGAACGCCCGTCACAACGCCGTTCTTGTCAAAGTTCACCGCAACCAGATCACGGGATACCGGCTTTGGTTCCGCCGCCCCATAGTGGCGCATGCGGGTCGACACGTAATAATATCCCCCGTCATTCAAAACCCCGGACGAGCTGGGCAGCCCCAGGGTTTCGGCAACCGAGTCGCGGGTGTCGACACCCACGACGACTTCGGCAAGTTGCTCATCCGGCGGCACATAGCCGTGCTTGCGAATGGTTGCCGAGCAGGCGGCCATCGCCCCGAGCGCTAGCAGCATCACCATGCCCCGAAACACCGTTTTCAGACGAATTGACCGTGCACCCATGATGCCCCCCGATAGTCTGCGCATGTCGGGGCCCATGCCCCGGCTTGATTACACCGCCCATCCCGCTTACCTAATGCACGCTTGTGGTTCAAGAAACGAAAGTCCCTCAAATGTCCGAGAGCACAGCTTTGCGCGTGGCGGATCTGTCCCAAAACGCCCCGACGCCCTTTGAAATTCGCCCCGAAGGCGCCGATCTGGCCGCGCTGGCCGAGGAGCTTGGACTGAACGCCTTGCGCAAGCTGCGCTTTACCGGTGAAATCCGTGCAAGTGGAAAACGGGACTGGGTTCTGGAGGGGATGCTCGGTGC
It encodes:
- a CDS encoding DEAD/DEAH box helicase, which gives rise to MTEFSTMGLPEQLLSRLDAMGLKDPTPIQARAIPHALNGEDVLGLAQTGTGKTAAFGIPLVTRMQEYGRKPAAKTVRGLILAPTRELANQIAATLRDLTDGSPMKIGLVVGGVSINPQIQRIARGTDILVATPGRLLDILDRNALDLGSCDFLVLDEADQMLDLGFIHALRKISALLPEERQTMLFSATMPKQMNEIANSYLKRPVRIEVTPPGKPAAKVTQSVHFIAKAEKLNLLKELLAAHKDERTLVFGRTKHGMEKLMRVLDKAGFAAAAIHGNKSQGQRERALAAFKSGEIKVLVATDVAARGLDIPDVKYVYNYELPNVPDAYVHRIGRTARAGKDGQAVAFCAPDEMDELKAIQKTMKITIPVASGRPWEVLPDPAAPKGRRGGPGGGAKPGGRPGGNRRRRGGGGRGGPSQGQGQGGGQGSGQRRRSS
- a CDS encoding endonuclease/exonuclease/phosphatase family protein; translated protein: MPETTLRVASYNIQKCIGLDLRRKPRRILNVLEDIGARIVLLQEADKRLPPRPAALPHFVLNEAGWQDVDLGGAGSLGWHGNAVIWKGQGISLRDKGHIDLPGLEPRGAVWAAFDTPIGPLRVVGAHLGLTGRARRAQVQHLAQHIGNWTDMPVVWGGDFNEWSRSTVLDRLAPMMRFLPPAPSFPALRPLGALDRIAHSEGLEAVHTGVHKAQPAQIASDHLPVWADLRCVSSSLVSAKAKAATHTRNGF
- a CDS encoding DMT family transporter; this translates as MTEKRSMDAAGALALTGFAALLGFNQVVIKIANGGFGPVFQAGLRSLIALAVILLWVFLRKPRLRPDGGLPKRAHLWGLVVGLLFTAEFICLFWALDVSSVSRVTIIFNSMPVWLALAAHLWLPGERLSGPRIAGLVLAMGGVVLAVLDRDASGASVLGDMLALASTLCWAGIAFCVRATPLSQVPAVTQLVYQLAVSAVLLLVLSPLFGPMLRSPEAIHIAGVLFQAIAIASLGYLLWFWLFTIYKAGSVASFSFLSPVLAVLMGWLILGEQLTYEAWLALALVAAGVFLINRP
- a CDS encoding protein adenylyltransferase SelO, with translation MTLHIPFDNTYTALGSVFYRKQAPEPVSQPRVLAFNHDLAQLLGITPGDLPEMAEVFGGNRVPEGADPLAQLYAGHQFGTFNPQLGDGRAVLLGEVVGTDGIRRDIQLKGSGRTPYSRRGDGRAWMGPVLREYVVSEAMHALGIPTTRALAAVETGDPVWREGAMPGAVLTRVAASHLRVGTFQIFAARGEREALKRLTHYAIERHYPGVDGPMGLLRAVRDAQARLVAQWMSVGFIHGVMNTDNCTISGETIDYGPCAFMDIYNPSQVFSSIDRMGRYAYDNQPGIIVWNLAQLATALIQQLEDPQEAVEEATEIVHAMPGMIEREWLSRFAAKIGIARPQTSDMTLIEDLLERMAAGQADFTNTFRALSGEAARDQFIDPEAFDGWADGWRQRLEAEENPKTLMQQVNPAFIPRNHRMEEMIAAAVSGNMALFERMNTVLSRPYEDQPEHADLQNPPKPDEVVPATFCGT
- a CDS encoding cupin domain-containing protein, with translation MTADEIIQHLGLQPHPEGGWYRQTWVSENEGRPTGTCIYFLLKAGEASHWHRVDAAEIWLFHAGAPLVLSLSATDEGPATDHLLTPDLTKGAPQLIVPTGHWQAARTTGDYTLVSCTVSPGFQFEGFELAEPGFDIPRQ